Sequence from the Neptunomonas japonica JAMM 1380 genome:
CATCACGTATTTTAGGTATGGGTGATGTGCTTTCTCTAATAGAGGAAGCCGAGCGTAAAATTGATAAAGATAAAGCAGAAAAGTTCGCAGCTAAGATCAAAAAAGGTAAAGGTTTTGATCTAGAAGATTTCCGTGAGCAGTTGCAGCAGATGAAAAATATGGGCGGCATGATGGGCATGCTAGATAAAATGCCTGGTATGGGGCAGTTGGCTCAAGCTGCAGATGCGAGCAAAGCAGAGAAAGGCATGGGGCAGATGGAGGTTATTATCAACTCTATGACCCGCGGTGAGCGTCGCAATCCAGATATTATTAGTGGCTCTCGGAAAAAGCGTATCGCGATGGGCTCTGGTACTCAAATTCAGGATGTTAACCGTTTGCTTAAACAGCATAAGCAAATGTCGAAGATGATGAAGAAGTTTTCTGGCAAAGGCGGTATGACAAAAATGATGCGCGGCATGAAAGGGATGTTGCCACCTGGGATGGGTGGCGGCCCCGGTGGTATGCCTCGGATGTAATGCCGAGTAAAGAATAAAATAGATTTACTTTCCAATAGGGGTGCTTTCACGTAGAATGCGCCCCTTGATTTATTTTGGCTCGACTGAAAAATTATTCGGTCGGAACTGCAACGCTGGGCGATATCAAAACCCACGCAATATAAAGGGATTAACGTATGGTCACTATTCGTTTGTCACGTGGCGGCGCTAAAAAGCGTCCTTTCTATCAACTAACAGTAGCTGATTCACGCAATGCGCGCGATGGTCGCTTTATTGAGCGTATCGGTTTCTTTAATCCGTCAGCTCGCGGCCAAGAAGAGCGTCTTCGCTTGGATATGGAACGTGTTGAATACTGGACTGGTAAAGGCGCACAGTTATCTGAGCGTGTTGCACAGCTAGTAAAAGAAGCTAAAAAAGCTGCACAGTAATTTTTATATAGTAGCTGGATAGGTCAATGAGCCGAAATACGAATAATGAATTTACTGTAATCGGCCAGATAACCTCGGTTTATGGTGTGAAAGGGTGGGTGAAAGTCTTCTCTTATACCGAGCCGATGGATAGCATCCTGACTTATTCACCGTGGATGATCAAAGAAAATGGTCAATGGAAGCCTCTTAAAGTAGAGACGGCCAAAAAACACGGTAAAGGCTTTATAGCCAAGTTGGACGGTGTTACTGATCGTGATGTTGCTCGCAAATTTTGCGGTATAGATATTGCGATTGAGTCTTCTCTTCTTCCTGATTTGGAAGAGGGTGAGTACTACTGGAGCCAGCTGGAAAATCTGACAGTTTATACACTTTCTGGCGAATTGCTGGGGCGTGTGAGTCATCTGATGGAAACCGGTGCTAACGATGTCATTATCGTTAAAGGTGATGCAGAAAGTATTGATCGCCGTGAGCGATTAATTCCTTATCTGCCCGATCAGGTGATAAAAGAAATTGACCTGGAATCAGGTACGATGCGGATCGATTGGGATCCGGAGTTCTAAACCATGTGGTTTGGCGTTATTACGTTATTTCCTGAAATGTTCGATGCTGTCAGTCAGTATGGTGTGACAGGAAGGGCGGTTCGTAATGAGTTGATGTCTATTGAATGCTGGAGTCCTAGAGACTTTGCGCACGATAAGCATAGCACTGTGGATGATCGGCCTTATGGTGGTGGTCCGGGGATGCTGATGAAGGTTCAGCCATTACGTGATGCGATCCATGCAGCTAAGGCTGTGGCAGGAGAGGGGGTTAAAGTTATTTACCTCTCGCCTCAAGGGCGCAAGCTAGATCACAAAGGTGTGCAGGAGCTAGTTTCCTGTGAGAAATTGATTTTAGTAGCTGGGCGCTATGAAGGTATCGATGAGCGATTAATTGGCTCAGAGATTGATGAGGAGTGGTCGCTGGGGGATTTTGTTCTCAGTGGAGGTGAATTGCCTGCAATGACCATGATTGACGCAGTCTCCCGATTAGTTCCTGGTGTGTTAGGGCATCAAGACTCAGCTGAAGAAGATTCTTTTGTTGAGGGATTGTTGGATTGCCCTCACTACACGCGACCAGAATCAATTGAAGGACAGCATGTACCTGATGTGTTGTTAAGTGGCAACCACGAGAATATCAGACGCTGGCGTCTGAAGCAGCAATTAGGCAGAACTTGGCAACGCCGATCTGACTTGCTGGAGAAACTCGAGTTGACTGCTGAGCAGCAGGCGTTGTTAACCGATTATATCCATGAGACCAATGCGTCTGATGGTTGAATATTAGGAGCGAGCGATGAGCAGCAAAAACTTAATCATTCAGCAGATTGAAGCTGAAC
This genomic interval carries:
- the rpsP gene encoding 30S ribosomal protein S16; this encodes MVTIRLSRGGAKKRPFYQLTVADSRNARDGRFIERIGFFNPSARGQEERLRLDMERVEYWTGKGAQLSERVAQLVKEAKKAAQ
- the rimM gene encoding ribosome maturation factor RimM (Essential for efficient processing of 16S rRNA); its protein translation is MSRNTNNEFTVIGQITSVYGVKGWVKVFSYTEPMDSILTYSPWMIKENGQWKPLKVETAKKHGKGFIAKLDGVTDRDVARKFCGIDIAIESSLLPDLEEGEYYWSQLENLTVYTLSGELLGRVSHLMETGANDVIIVKGDAESIDRRERLIPYLPDQVIKEIDLESGTMRIDWDPEF
- the trmD gene encoding tRNA (guanosine(37)-N1)-methyltransferase TrmD is translated as MWFGVITLFPEMFDAVSQYGVTGRAVRNELMSIECWSPRDFAHDKHSTVDDRPYGGGPGMLMKVQPLRDAIHAAKAVAGEGVKVIYLSPQGRKLDHKGVQELVSCEKLILVAGRYEGIDERLIGSEIDEEWSLGDFVLSGGELPAMTMIDAVSRLVPGVLGHQDSAEEDSFVEGLLDCPHYTRPESIEGQHVPDVLLSGNHENIRRWRLKQQLGRTWQRRSDLLEKLELTAEQQALLTDYIHETNASDG